The window GGCTCGTGTCGGGGGCCTGCTTTGCCGATTTCGGCCATGATGTGGTCTGCATCGACAAGGATCAGAGCAAGATCGACCGCCTGCACGCCGGGATCATGCCGATCTACGAGCCGGGCCTTGATGCGCTGGTCGAAAGCAATGTGAAGGCCGGGCGCCTCAGCTTCACCACCTCGCTCGCCGAAGGGATCAAGGATGCCGCCGCGATCTTCATCGCTGTCGGCACCCCCAGCCGCCGCGGCGATGGCCATGCCGATCTCACCTTCGTCTACGAAGTCGCGCGCGAAGTGGGCGAGAGCCTGTCGGGTCCGGCGGTGATCGTCACAAAGTCGACCGTGCCCGTCGGCACCGGTGACGAGGTGGAGCGCATCATCCGCGAAACCGGCACCACCCAGACCTTCGCCGTCGTCTCCAACCCCGAATTCCTGCGCGAAGGCGCGGCGATCGGCGATTTCAAGCGGCCTGATCGCATCGTGATCGGCGCCGAGGACGAGTATGGCCGTGACGTCATGCGCGAGGTCTATCGCCCGCTGTTCCTCAATGAATCGCCGATCCTGTTCACCAGCCGCCGCACCAGCGAGCTGATCAAATACGCCGCCAACGCCTTCCTCGCGACCAAGATCACCTTCATCAACGAGATGGCCGATCTGTGCGAGAAGGTCGGCGCGAATGTGCAGGACGTCAGCCGCGGGATCGGGATGGACAACCGCATCGGGTCGAAGTTCCTCCACGCAGGGCCGGGCTATGGCGGCAGCTGCTTCCCCAAGGATACGCTCGCGCTGCTGAAAACCGCCGAGGATTACGACAGCCCGACGCGGATCGTCGAGGCCGTGGTCAAGGTCAACGACAGCCGCAAGCGCGCGATGGGCCGCAAGGTCGTCGATGCACTGGGCGGGATGGAAGCGGCGCGCGGCAAAAAGGCGGCGCTGCTCGGCCTCGCCTTCAAGCCCAACACCGATGACATGCGCGACAGCCCCGCGATTGCCGTGGCCCAGACGCTGATGGACGCGGGCGTCGAAGTGGCGGCCTATGATCCCGAAGGCATGGAACAGGCCCGCCCGCTGCTGCCGGATGTGACCATGTGCGACAGCCCCTATGCCGCCATCGAGGGCGCGGACGTGGTGGTGATCGTCACCGAATGGGACGCCTTCCGCGCGCTCGATCTTCGCCGCGTCAAGGAACTCGCCAAGGCCCCGGTGATGGTGGACCTGCGCAATGTCTACAAGCCCGAAGACATGCGCGCTGCGGGCTTTGAATATGTGAGCGTGGGTAGGAGTTAAGCGCCGAACCAGTGGCGGCGGTTGTCCGCCCTCAACAACTGAGAGACGAGCGCCGTAAGCACGATCACTCCGCCCGCCAGCGCCGCCCAGCCAATCGGCGCAAATTGCTGCCCGCCGCGCGCGTAGATCGCCAGCAGCGCCCAGCAGAACACCAGCCCGTAAAGCGGAGCGCCGCGCACCCTGACGGTGGCGAATGCGGCAATGCTGGCTCCGATCATAACCATAACTGCCGCTACCTCGGGCGCAGAATTGCCGCCGCCGACGCCGTAAAACTTGAGGGTGGCCGAGATGTTGACGATGCTTGCCGCAGTCAGCCATGCGGCCAGCGCGCTGAAAATCGGCGCGACCAGCCAGCGCTCTCCCCGCGACAGCGCTGGTGTGGCCACCAGCACACACAGCACGATCAACAAGGCGCCGAGCGAAACGAGGATGATCACTGCCGAAATCGCGGTAAGATTGGCGAACTGGGTATAGGTCGCCCACACGCCCTGCGCCGCGAGCGCGATGGCAGCAGGCCAGGCAATCCGCGCCACAAGCGGATTGTGGCGCTGGGCCGGAAGTGCCTGCCACAGCGCAAACACCGCCGAGAAAGTGAACAACGGTCCCCAGATCGCGAACGCCCAGCCAGCCGGGGTCACGAGCGTGCGCACACTATCAGACCGGCTGCCAATCGGCTCGCCCAGCCCGAGTTGAGGCAAGAAGGTCGCGCCGATCTGCACCACCACGGCCAAGATAACGGCAAGGCGCTGCAACAGCGGGCGGACGGCGGCGGGCATGTGATCCATGCCTCGACCCCTGCGGCGTTTTCGCGGCTACGGCAAGGCTCGACAGTGCAGACAGGGTCCGACCAGCCAACGGACCGGTCGCAAGGCCACGCGGCCGAGCCGCAGGCGATCAGGCCCGCAGGGCCTAAAGCTCGCCGAGGACGCTCGCTCGGAGGGGCGAGCGAAAAACAAACAACATCAGGGGGCCATCATAAGCCGGGTTCTGTCTCCCCGGGCGGTTTCCTTGCGGACCCACCCGTGGTGGCAGCCATTCATCTGGGCCGACGATTGCTCGACGGCTCTAGCAGCCAACCCGGGTCTCTCGGCGCGAAACACGCCTGCCGCTCTTGCGAGTGGCGCGAGACCCCTATTCGGCCTTGCTCCGGGTGGGGTTTGCCATGCGGACCCTGTTGCCAGCGCCCCGGTGCGCTCTTACCGCACCCTTTCACCCTTGCCTGTGCCCGAAAGCCATCGGCGGTTTGCTCTCTGTGGCACTTTCCCTTGCGCCCCCGAAGGGACGCCGGCGGGCGTTACCCGCCACCCTTGTTTCGTGGAGCCCGGACTTTCCTCGCACTTTCGCACGCGGCTGCCTCAGGCCCCCTGACGAGCGCGCATATAGGCGCGCCCGGCGGGTTTGGCAAAAGCGCTCTTAGTCCGTCCCGTCGGACAGCAGCAGCTTCCACACCAGCGCGCCAATCGCCGCGCCCGCCAGCGGGGCGACCCAGAACAGCCACAGCTGGCTCACCGCGGCCGTCTCGGCATAGAAGGCCACGCTGGTCGAACGCGCCGGATTGACCGAGGTGTTGGTCACCGGAATCGAAATGAGGTGGATGAGCGTGAGCGCGAGGCCGATCGCGATCGGGGCAAAGCCCGCCGGGGCCTTGGACGAGGTCGAGCCGAGGATCACGATCAGGAACATCGCGGTCAGCACCACTTCGATCACCAGCGCCGAGAGCATCGAATAGCCGCCCGGCGACAGCTCGCCATAGCCGTTCGAGGCAAAGCCGCCCGCGGCAAACTCCGGCGCGCCGCTGGCGATCACGAAGAGCACGCCCGCCGCGCAGAACGAGCCGAGCACCTGCGCGGCCCAGTAAGGCACGAGGTCTGCCCAGCCGAAGCGCCCGCCGATCGCAAGGCCAAGGCTCACCGCCGGGTTGAAATGCCCGCCCGATATCCCGCCCACGGTGTAGGCCATGGTCAGCACGGTGAGGCCGAAAGCCATCGAAACGCCGACAAAGCCGATCCCCAGCTCAGGAAAGCCCGCCGCCAGCACCGCCGATCCGCAGCCCCCGAACACCAGCCAGAAGGTCCCGAAAAACTCGGCCGCAAGTTTCTTCGTCATCATGTCATAATCCCCCATGTGTTTTGCAGATGATTACCCGGATGTTCGCTGGAGATTGTCGCATTTTCGACAATTCCTTCATGCACCCCACGCTTAACGTTTGCGGCAGTCATAGGAGCGCGAAAAGCGCTGGCGGCCGATGAGCTCGCACTTCCCGATGGGGCGCACCGATCCGTCAGGATACTTCACCGCCAAGCGCTCGAAACCGGAGAGCGAGACATTGATCGTCTGGTCGGTGCTGATGCCGGTGGGCGCACCGCCGAACAGGATGCGCAGGGGTTTCGAGCCGCCTGTAACCTTGACCGCAATCGAATTGCGCTCCTCGCAGCCGGTCAGCAGGCAGCCGGCTCGCTCGGCGAATGTGCGGGGCCTTACCAGCCCGCCGAGCATTCCGCCGAACACCCCGCCGATCACTGCGCCCATCATCCCGTTATCCCCATTCTCCTGCAACTCGGGAACGCTGGCCTGATCGGCCACATAGTGGTTCGCATCGTCGATCCGGATCATGCCGCAGACCGGATGGATCCCCGCGGAATCGAACAGCTCCGCCGCCTTGATCCATTGCGGCTGTTCGAGCGTGACGGCCTCGCCCTCCTTCTTGATGACGAACAGGTCGCGGAAGACCGCGAACTTGCGCGTGCCGTCGGGCAGGATGACTTCGCTCTCCGCAAGGGCATGGCGGCCGCAATCGCTGCGGGCGGAAAAGCTGGCAAGGGTGACGGCCTTGAGCTCGCAGGACTTGCCTTCACCCTCGGCGCAGTCTGCCAGCCGCATGCTGATGATGTTCGCCTTGAGCAGTTGCTCCGCGCTCGGCGGCGCGGGGGTGGCAGCAACTGTGCTCGCGGGGGCGCGCTTTTTCTTGGCCGGGGCGGTTTGGGCCTCGGCGCCCGCACCCATGGCCAGCGCGAGCGCCGCCCCTATCCAGCCCAGAGTTCTCATTCCCCCCTCCGTTCCGCTGCCGCCTCGGAGAAAATGACGAAGTTCACCAGCTCGGTAAAGATGCACATCAGCGTCAGCACAAGGAAGATCGCCTGCATTTCAATGAACTGGCTGATCTTTTGGAGATCGAACGGCTGGGTCGAAATGATGAACGCCAGGGCATACTCGCCGCGCAGGCCGGAAAAGATGCTCACGAAAGCGCAGACAAACGTGCCGAGGAAGAACACCGCGTGCCGGACCTTCGCGCTGCCGGCGACCTCCTGCCGAAAGATGAGCCAGGCCGCGACCATCATCCCGATCCCCATGCCGAGCATGTCGCGGATCAGGCCGGCAACAACATTCGGCGTTTCCGAGCGCATGGCCTCGGGCACGGCAACGCCTTCGATCAGGCCCTGGGGCAGCAGCGCGCGCGACACCAGGGCGATGATGATGAGGGGCGACAGGAAAGCGGCCAGCAGCGCCAAAAGGCCAAGCATCGGCCGATCCCTCAATGCTCTGACAGGTCCGGCGTCGGTCATCGAGATTACCGCGTGCGGCCCTGATCGCGGTCGAGCAGCAATTGCCACAGGATCGCGGCGATCTCGCCGTCGGGGATGCCGGTGATGTGTTCGGGCCGCCAGCGCCGCTCGAAGGCCTCGACGGCCTTGGCCTGATCGGTGATGTCGTAGCCGAAGCGTTCCAATGCGAGGAAGAAGCTGCCCTCGTTGTGGAAGGGGTTTCCGGCCGCCAGACATTGCGGGCGCGGCAGGCACAGCTTGTATTCGGCCAGCCGCTCCCACGGGAAGAGCTCGCCCGGATCGACCTTGCGCATCGGCGCCACATCGGAATGGCCCACCACATTGGCGCGCGGAATGTCGTATTGCTTGACGATCCGCGCCAGCAGCGGGATCAGCGCGTCGATCTGGGGCTGGGCAAAGCCGCGATAGCCCCCGTTCTCGGGCGCATGGCCGGGGTGATCGAGCTCGATCCCGATGCTGGCCGAATTCACATCGGGAATACCGCGCCAGTAGCTCGCGCCTGCGTGCCACGCGCGCCGGTCTTCGGGCACGAGGCGGATCACCTCGCCCGCTTCCGAAATGCAGTAATGCGCGCTGACCGAGGCGGCGGGATCGCACATCCGCGCCAGCGCGGTCTCGATCGGCTTCATCTCGGTATAGTGGATCACCACCATTGAGATCGGCAGCGTGCGCTCCCCGTGGTTGGGCGAGAGCGCCTCGCGGTGAACCAGTTCGTCTCCCGTGCCCCCCGACATGAAAGACGCCTCTAGCCGATCATGCCGTCAGGCTCGGGCAGCACCGCGCCCAGCACCAGCACCCCGTCGGCGAGCTTGTACTGGAGGCCGCCCTCCATTTCCTCGGCGACGACCGCGATCATGTGGGCAGCAGCGGTGCGGCTGGTGATCTCGCCCTCCGCCAGATCGCCCTGAAGCGCGCGACCGATATTCTCGTCAAAGGCGATCCGGTCTCCGCGCGCACGCGCGACGATCTCCACCGCCCCGTCGCGGCGTTCGGCCCCGATATCGAGCGTGCCGCCGCGCACCAGCGCGTCCAAGGCGATCTGCGCGAGGTTCAGCAGCACCTTCACCGCCGGCTTGGGCAGGCTCGGATCGGCAATCGCCCAGTTGATTTCGATGCGCTTGTTATCGGCGGCCAGCGCCTCGATCACGGCCTTGGCCTCGTCGATCGGGATCGCCTCGCCGAACCCGCCTGCCGCGCCGAAAGCAAGGCGGAAGAACTTCAGCTTGTCGGTGCTGATGCGGGCCGAATGTTCGAGCAGCTCCATGCAGCGCGCGCGCATTTCCGGGTCCTGCTCGTCCGCCAGCAGTTCCAGCCCGTTGGCGAGCGCGCCGACCGGCGAGAGCATGTCATGGCACAGGCGCGAACACAGCATCGCGGCGAGATCGGTTTGCGAGATCATGTGCCTTTCCTAACCATCGCAAGACGTAAAGGGAAGTGCGACAAACCCCTGTTCCCCGTCCTTCCAGAACCTTACGTCGTCCCCCGCGAGGATCGCCCAGACGCGGCCATCGCCCGCAGCACAGGACCGGTCGGTCGCCGAAGGCTCGGGCGGGCCTGCGGGATGCGAGTGGAAATAGCCCAGCACTTGCTGGCCGCCGCTGCGCGCCGCGCGGTGCGCATCGACCAGCGCCTGCGGATCGATCTCGAAATGGGTTTCTGGCGAGGGATGGACATTGGCGGTCACGCGCGCCTCGGTGATGCGCGTGCCCTCGCCCAGCAACAGCCCGCAGGCCTCGCGCGGATGGGCAGCGCGGGCTGCGACGCGCATGGTTTCGAGGGCTTGAGCAGAAACCTCCACACCCGTTCGCCCTGAGCTTGTCGAAGGGCCGTCTTTCTTCCTGGCGTAACGCGAAACGGCCTCCCAATCGCCCCGGATCAGCGCCAGCTTCTTCGCCCGCGAGCAGCCCTTGATCTGCAATTCTGCGGCCACCGCTTCGTGACGAGTCGGGAAATCCTGTGACCACACCAGTTCCACGGGCAATTTGTCGCTGGTAAATCCGGGCAAGGCACCCGACTTGTGCTGCGCTACGCGCCGCTCAAGATCATCGGTGTGACCCGTGTAGAACTTGCCGCCGCGGCAGTGAAGCATATAGGCCCAGAACGCCATGCATAACGGCTAAGTGAAAGACGGCCCTTCGACAAGCTCAGGGCGAACGGAGTTAGGTTCGGGTGGTGGCAGATATTGAGCGAGCCGAGATTCTGGAAGGGTCTGTCATGTCCCCAGCCCGCCTCGACAAGGCGCTGGCCGAAGCGACCGGGCTCTCCCGCGCGCGGGTGCAGGGGTTGATTGATGAAGGCCGGGTCGATGTCGCAGGCAAGACCGCCACCTCGGCCTCGATGAAGGTGGGCGCAGGCGCGCCCTTCCGCATCATCCTTGCCGCCGCCATGCCGGCCGAGGCGCAGGCGGAGGATATCCCGCTCACCATCGCCTATGAGGACGCGCATCTGATCGTGATCGACAAGCCTGCGGGCATGGTTGTCCATCCGGCGGTGGGCAACATCACCGGCACACTGGTCAACGCGCTGCTGCACCATTGCCGGGGCAATCTTTCGGGCATCAACGGCGTGGCGCGCCCCGGCATCGTCCACCGGATCGACAAGGACACCTCGGGCCTCATCGTGGTCGCCAAGTCGGACGCCGCGCATGAAGGGCTTGCCGTGCAGTTCGCCGCGCACACCGTCCACCGCCGCTACATCGCGGTCTGCGCCGGGCACCCCTCGCCCGCCACCGGCACGATCGACGCGCGCATCGGCCGCTCGGACGCGGACCGAAAGAAAATGACGGTGCTCCCAAACAATTCCTCACGCGGCAAAAGCGCGGTCACCCATTACACCGTGATCGAACGGCTGGATGATGCTGCCGTGATCGAA is drawn from Erythrobacter sp. and contains these coding sequences:
- a CDS encoding UDP-glucose/GDP-mannose dehydrogenase family protein codes for the protein MKIAMVGSGYVGLVSGACFADFGHDVVCIDKDQSKIDRLHAGIMPIYEPGLDALVESNVKAGRLSFTTSLAEGIKDAAAIFIAVGTPSRRGDGHADLTFVYEVAREVGESLSGPAVIVTKSTVPVGTGDEVERIIRETGTTQTFAVVSNPEFLREGAAIGDFKRPDRIVIGAEDEYGRDVMREVYRPLFLNESPILFTSRRTSELIKYAANAFLATKITFINEMADLCEKVGANVQDVSRGIGMDNRIGSKFLHAGPGYGGSCFPKDTLALLKTAEDYDSPTRIVEAVVKVNDSRKRAMGRKVVDALGGMEAARGKKAALLGLAFKPNTDDMRDSPAIAVAQTLMDAGVEVAAYDPEGMEQARPLLPDVTMCDSPYAAIEGADVVVIVTEWDAFRALDLRRVKELAKAPVMVDLRNVYKPEDMRAAGFEYVSVGRS
- the aqpZ gene encoding aquaporin Z, whose product is MTKKLAAEFFGTFWLVFGGCGSAVLAAGFPELGIGFVGVSMAFGLTVLTMAYTVGGISGGHFNPAVSLGLAIGGRFGWADLVPYWAAQVLGSFCAAGVLFVIASGAPEFAAGGFASNGYGELSPGGYSMLSALVIEVVLTAMFLIVILGSTSSKAPAGFAPIAIGLALTLIHLISIPVTNTSVNPARSTSVAFYAETAAVSQLWLFWVAPLAGAAIGALVWKLLLSDGTD
- a CDS encoding N-acetylmuramoyl-L-alanine amidase, encoding MSGGTGDELVHREALSPNHGERTLPISMVVIHYTEMKPIETALARMCDPAASVSAHYCISEAGEVIRLVPEDRRAWHAGASYWRGIPDVNSASIGIELDHPGHAPENGGYRGFAQPQIDALIPLLARIVKQYDIPRANVVGHSDVAPMRKVDPGELFPWERLAEYKLCLPRPQCLAAGNPFHNEGSFFLALERFGYDITDQAKAVEAFERRWRPEHITGIPDGEIAAILWQLLLDRDQGRTR
- a CDS encoding histidine phosphotransferase family protein, whose amino-acid sequence is MISQTDLAAMLCSRLCHDMLSPVGALANGLELLADEQDPEMRARCMELLEHSARISTDKLKFFRLAFGAAGGFGEAIPIDEAKAVIEALAADNKRIEINWAIADPSLPKPAVKVLLNLAQIALDALVRGGTLDIGAERRDGAVEIVARARGDRIAFDENIGRALQGDLAEGEITSRTAAAHMIAVVAEEMEGGLQYKLADGVLVLGAVLPEPDGMIG
- a CDS encoding Mov34/MPN/PAD-1 family protein, whose protein sequence is MAFWAYMLHCRGGKFYTGHTDDLERRVAQHKSGALPGFTSDKLPVELVWSQDFPTRHEAVAAELQIKGCSRAKKLALIRGDWEAVSRYARKKDGPSTSSGRTGVEVSAQALETMRVAARAAHPREACGLLLGEGTRITEARVTANVHPSPETHFEIDPQALVDAHRAARSGGQQVLGYFHSHPAGPPEPSATDRSCAAGDGRVWAILAGDDVRFWKDGEQGFVALPFTSCDG
- a CDS encoding RluA family pseudouridine synthase; amino-acid sequence: MSPARLDKALAEATGLSRARVQGLIDEGRVDVAGKTATSASMKVGAGAPFRIILAAAMPAEAQAEDIPLTIAYEDAHLIVIDKPAGMVVHPAVGNITGTLVNALLHHCRGNLSGINGVARPGIVHRIDKDTSGLIVVAKSDAAHEGLAVQFAAHTVHRRYIAVCAGHPSPATGTIDARIGRSDADRKKMTVLPNNSSRGKSAVTHYTVIERLDDAAVIECRLETGRTHQVRVHCASIGHPLLGDPAYGRTPKSLRPLLERLGFARQALHAAELGFIHPLTGEMVQFRSNLPDDMAELIDQLRH